A genomic stretch from Erigeron canadensis isolate Cc75 chromosome 9, C_canadensis_v1, whole genome shotgun sequence includes:
- the LOC122581046 gene encoding probable serine/threonine-protein kinase PBL9 isoform X2, which produces MGACYSAQLFNNKSPFRSGVDSDNVNEHSTSGSSKVSSVPPTPRTEGEILQSANLKSFSFSDLKMATRNFRPDSVLGEGGFGSVFKGWIDEQSFTAAKPGTGLVIAVKKLNQESFQGHREWLAEVNYLGQFSHPNLVQLIGYCLEDEQRLLVYEFMPRGSLENHLFRRGSYFQPLSWSLRLKAALGAAKGLAFLHSAKTKVIYRDFKTSNVLLDSNYNAKLSDFGLAKDGPIGDKSHVSTRIMGTYGYAAPEYLATGHLTSKSDVYSFGVVLLEMLSGQRVVDKNRPSGKHSLVEWAKPYLAHKRKIFRVLDNRLEGQYTLEVAHAVANISLRCLSVDPRLRPSMAEVVKELEQLQDPKGARPRRHSIQGTRTRKLSSSERDAAAGREAAGCGSR; this is translated from the exons ATGGGTGCTTGTTATAGTGCTCAACTTTTCAATAATAAGAGCCCATTTCGTTCAG GGGTAGATTCAGATAATGTCAATGAGCATAGCACTTCAGGTAGTAGTAAGGTCTCATCTGTGCCACCAACTCCCCGAACTGAAGGCGAGATTTTGCAATCAGCAAATTTGAAAAGCTTTAGCTTTTCTGATCTCAAGATGGCCACAAGAAACTTTCGACCAGATAGCGTGCTGGGAGAAGGTGGTTTTGGGTCGGTTTTTAAGGGTTGGATTGATGAACAATCTTTTACTGCTGCCAAGCCAGGAACAGGCCTTGTTATTGCTGTCAAAAAGCTTAATCAAGAAAGTTTTCAAGGTCATAGGGAGTGGCTG GCAGAAGTGAATTATCTTGGTCAATTTTCACATCCTAATCTTGTTCAACTGATCGGGTATTGCTTAGAGGACGAACAACGGCTCTTAGTCTATGAATTCATGCCTCGTGGAAGCTTGGAAAATCACTTATTTAGGA GAGGATCATATTTTCAACCGTTATCATGGAGTCTTCGTTTGAAGGCTGCTCTTGGAGCTGCTAAAGGGCTTGCTTTTCTTCACAGTGCTAAAACTAAAGTGATTTACCGTGATTTCAAGACATCTAATGTGTTGCTAGATTCG AACTACAATGCGAAGCTATCAGATTTTGGGCTAGCGAAGGATGGACCAATCGGTGATAAGAGCCATGTTTCAACAAGGATTATGGGGACCTATGGTTACGCAGCTCCGGAGTATCTAGCGACAG GTCATTTGACATCTAAGAGTGATGTCTATAGTTTTGGGGTGGTTCTCCTTGAAATGCTATCAGGCCAAAGAGTAGTAGACAAAAACAGACCATCTGGCAAACACAGTTTAGTTGAGTGGGCCAAGCCCTATCTGGCCCACAAACGTAAAATATTTCGGGTTCTAGACAACCGCCTCGAAGGCCAGTACACACTAGAAGTAGCTCATGCAGTTGCAAATATATCATTGCGATGTTTATCGGTTGACCCAAGGTTAAGGCCCAGCATGGCAGAAGTGGTCAAAGAACTCGAGCAGCTTCAGGATCCGAAGGGAGCCAGACCCAGAAGACACTCGATTCAAGGAACCCGGACAAGGAAGCTAAGCTCTAGTGAGCGTGATGCAGCCGCTGGCAGGGAGGCTGCAG GTTGCGGAAGTCGCTAG
- the LOC122581046 gene encoding receptor-like cytoplasmic kinase 176 isoform X1 — MGACYSAQLFNNKSPFRSGVDSDNVNEHSTSGSSKVSSVPPTPRTEGEILQSANLKSFSFSDLKMATRNFRPDSVLGEGGFGSVFKGWIDEQSFTAAKPGTGLVIAVKKLNQESFQGHREWLAEVNYLGQFSHPNLVQLIGYCLEDEQRLLVYEFMPRGSLENHLFRRGSYFQPLSWSLRLKAALGAAKGLAFLHSAKTKVIYRDFKTSNVLLDSNYNAKLSDFGLAKDGPIGDKSHVSTRIMGTYGYAAPEYLATGHLTSKSDVYSFGVVLLEMLSGQRVVDKNRPSGKHSLVEWAKPYLAHKRKIFRVLDNRLEGQYTLEVAHAVANISLRCLSVDPRLRPSMAEVVKELEQLQDPKGARPRRHSIQGTRTRKLSSSERDAAAGREAAARLRKSLGAPRSND, encoded by the exons ATGGGTGCTTGTTATAGTGCTCAACTTTTCAATAATAAGAGCCCATTTCGTTCAG GGGTAGATTCAGATAATGTCAATGAGCATAGCACTTCAGGTAGTAGTAAGGTCTCATCTGTGCCACCAACTCCCCGAACTGAAGGCGAGATTTTGCAATCAGCAAATTTGAAAAGCTTTAGCTTTTCTGATCTCAAGATGGCCACAAGAAACTTTCGACCAGATAGCGTGCTGGGAGAAGGTGGTTTTGGGTCGGTTTTTAAGGGTTGGATTGATGAACAATCTTTTACTGCTGCCAAGCCAGGAACAGGCCTTGTTATTGCTGTCAAAAAGCTTAATCAAGAAAGTTTTCAAGGTCATAGGGAGTGGCTG GCAGAAGTGAATTATCTTGGTCAATTTTCACATCCTAATCTTGTTCAACTGATCGGGTATTGCTTAGAGGACGAACAACGGCTCTTAGTCTATGAATTCATGCCTCGTGGAAGCTTGGAAAATCACTTATTTAGGA GAGGATCATATTTTCAACCGTTATCATGGAGTCTTCGTTTGAAGGCTGCTCTTGGAGCTGCTAAAGGGCTTGCTTTTCTTCACAGTGCTAAAACTAAAGTGATTTACCGTGATTTCAAGACATCTAATGTGTTGCTAGATTCG AACTACAATGCGAAGCTATCAGATTTTGGGCTAGCGAAGGATGGACCAATCGGTGATAAGAGCCATGTTTCAACAAGGATTATGGGGACCTATGGTTACGCAGCTCCGGAGTATCTAGCGACAG GTCATTTGACATCTAAGAGTGATGTCTATAGTTTTGGGGTGGTTCTCCTTGAAATGCTATCAGGCCAAAGAGTAGTAGACAAAAACAGACCATCTGGCAAACACAGTTTAGTTGAGTGGGCCAAGCCCTATCTGGCCCACAAACGTAAAATATTTCGGGTTCTAGACAACCGCCTCGAAGGCCAGTACACACTAGAAGTAGCTCATGCAGTTGCAAATATATCATTGCGATGTTTATCGGTTGACCCAAGGTTAAGGCCCAGCATGGCAGAAGTGGTCAAAGAACTCGAGCAGCTTCAGGATCCGAAGGGAGCCAGACCCAGAAGACACTCGATTCAAGGAACCCGGACAAGGAAGCTAAGCTCTAGTGAGCGTGATGCAGCCGCTGGCAGGGAGGCTGCAG CAAGGTTGCGGAAGTCGCTAGGCGCTCCTAGGTCGAACGACTAG
- the LOC122581932 gene encoding serine/threonine-protein kinase PCRK1-like → MKCFHFSLIGHDKKHHHHNINHENSNMLSRSSTKASSWARSFSTSFDKSRRSDLINDDHDSNTTSKEFGDSHFNNGFSEIMMCRGNELRVFTFSELKNATKGFSRSLVIGEGGFGCVYRGLLDDGSLDVAVKQLSRNGFQGHKEWINEVNFLGVVNHPNLVKLVGYCAEDDERGIQRLLVYELMRNKSLEDHLLGRVDSTLSWITRLQIAQGAARGLAYLHEEMDFQLIFRDFKTSNILLDEDFNPKLSDFGLARQGPAAGLGHVSTAVVGTIGYAAPEYLHTGRLTSKSDVWSFGVVLYELMTGRRAVERNLPRHEQKLLEWVKPYISDSKKFHLLMDPRLEGDYSLESAQRLSSLASKCLTKNPKSRPKMSEVVEMLGHIIEDLSPTKGETKIETETEPESQFVTEENEEPKQEIIPRKQEANSINYMKKVFDFKELRNRSIGRLDWRHWPAGMVKHTA, encoded by the exons atgaaatgttttcaTTTCAGTTTAATAGGCCATGACaaaaaacaccaccaccacaacatTAACCATGAAAACAGCAACATGTTGTCACGTTCATCAACAAAAGCATCATCATGGGCCCGTTCTTTTTCAACAAGTTTTGACAAAAGTCGCAGGTCCGATCTTATTAACGATGATCATGATAGTAATACTACTTCCAAAGAATTTGGTGATTCTCATTTTAATAATGGTTTTTCTGAAATAATGATGTGTCGTGGAAATGAGTTGAGAGTATTTACGTTTAGTGAGTTGAAAAATGCGACAAAAGGTTTTAGTAGGTCGCTTGTGATTGGTGAAGGTGGTTTTGGTTGTGTTTATAGAGGTCTTCTTGATGATGGCTCTTTGGATGTTGCTGTTAAACAGTTGAGTCGTAATGGATTCCAG GGGCATAAGGAGTGGATTAATGAAGTCAACTTTTTAGGGGTAGTCAACCATCCAAATCTTGTAAAGCTAGTGGGATATTGTGCAGAAGATGATGAAAGAGGGATCCAACGGCTATTAGTGTACGAGCTTATGCGAAATAAAAGTTTGGAAGATCATCTATTGGGTCGCGTTGACTCTACTCTTTCGTGGATCACACGTTTACAAATTGCTCAAGGTGCAGCTCGTGGTTTGGCTTATTTACACGAAGAAATGGATTTTCAG CTAATCTTTCGTGATTTTAAAACTTCGAATATTCTTCTGGATGAAGACTTTAACCCAAAGCTCTCAGATTTTGGACTAGCTAGACAGGGTCCGGCAGCTGGACTTGGCCATGTTTCTACAGCT gtgGTTGGGACGATAGGTTATGCAGCTCCAGAGTATCTTCACACTGGTAGACTAACTTCAAAAAGTGATGTATGGAGTTTCGGGGTGGTCCTCTATGAGCTTATGACAGGAAGGCGAGCAGTGGAACGAAATTTGCCAAGACATGAACAAAAACTCTTAGAATGGGTGAAACCTTACATTTCAGATTCAAAAAAATTCCATCTTTTAATGGACCCACGTCTCGAAGGAGACTACTCCCTCGAATCAGCCCAAAGACTCTCTTCTTTAGCCAGCAAATGTCTTACAAAGAACCCAAAATCCCGACCCAAAATGAGTGAAGTGGTCGAGATGCTTGGGCATATCATCGAGGATTTGTCTCCAACAAAGGGTGAAACCAAAATAGAGACTGAAACTGAACCTGAATCCCAGTTTGTTACAGAAGAAAACGAAGAACCTAAACAGGAAATTATTCCAAGAAAACAAGAGGCAAATAGCATAAATTACATGAAGAAAGTTTTCGATTTTAAAGAGTTGAGAAATAGATCAATTGGGAGACTAGATTGGAGGCATTGGCCAGCAGGAATGGTTAAACATACCGCATGA
- the LOC122582823 gene encoding uncharacterized protein LOC122582823: MAALHGGDGGNDPPNWGWNPEWGCRRTGGISTGRAAAANNDLEREFQNSGRRISLMLNNDLSRWQAIGDHAKWYKSYLGTYVATVPHNYESWDQVPQPIKDGLTDWLMRRFYLEPYLGHPENHPLREAVTRMIRQDALKIYRDKKAKFKKTWFTNRGGSQRLAELEGQPPYGMPPQAWSYLLGYWTSEPRMIAAQRNTTNRQQQNNFVSTHGRQSYAQREWRYAEDNDGRREDPPEFYLRAHTRRDGMVQDAVMPIYEQLLDTHQRLSQVPNTPPTQTYVDALGTRSGHTRMVGRVVRGTRGLNVPLPEDIEQPFPAQQSPSYNVNDMFAQGSPWTRSSFKDGPSTSSSHAGPSTSPAPTQRLGSDSDSDSDDESD; encoded by the exons ATGGCTGCACTTCACGGCGGAGATGGTGGCAACGACCCTCCAAACTGGGGGTGGAATCCCGAATGGGGTTGTAGGCGTACGGgtg gtattagCACAGGGAGAGCTGCTGCTGCTAACAACGATCTGGAGCGCGAGTTTCAGAATTCGGGACGCCGAATCTCGCTTATGTTAAATAACGATCTCAGTAGGTGGCAGGCAATCGGGGACCACGCCAAGTGGTACAAGAGCTATTTGGGGACCTATGTCGCTACCGTCCCACATAATTACGAGTCGTGGGATCAGGTGCCCCAGCCCATCAAGGATGGACTTACTGACTGGCTTATg AGACGGTTCTACTTAGAACCCTATCTAGGTCACCCAGAAAATCACCCGTTACGAGAGGCCGTGACCAGGATGATACGTCAGGATGCCCTGAAGATCTACAGGGATAAAAAagcaaaattcaagaagacttgGTTCACTAACAGGGGTGGGTCCCAAAGGCTGGCAGAACTGGAGGGTCAACCTCCGTATGGGATGCCTCCACAGGCGTGGAGTTATCTACTGGGTTACTGGACCAGCGAGCCCCGAATGATTGCTGCCCAAAGAAACACGACAAACAGGCagcaacaaaataattttgtcagtACTCACGGTCGGCAGTCATACGCTCAGCGTGAATGGCGTTACGCT GAAGATAATGACGGGCGACGTGAGGACCCGCCCGAGTTTTATTTGCGGGCCCACACGAGACGAGATGGGATGGTGCAGGACGCAGTTATGCCCATTTAT GAGCAGCTTCTTGATACCCACCAAAGACTTTCCCAAGTGCCCAATACCCCGCCTACGCAGACATATGTGGACGCTTTAGGGACACGATCGGGACATACTCGTATGGTTGGGCGTGTGGTTAGGGGAACACGTGGACTGAATGTCCCCCTCCCAGAGGATATAGAGCAACCCTTCCCAGCCCAGCAGTCACCGTCCTATAACGTCAATGATATGTTCGCCCAGGGTAGCCCTTGGACCCGGTCATCATTCAAAGACGGACCTAGCACGTCATCATCCCATGCTGGGCCTAGCACGTCACCGGCCCCCACACAGCGGTTGggtagtgatagtgatagtgatagtgatgatgaaagtgattag